A single window of Chloroflexota bacterium DNA harbors:
- a CDS encoding ABC transporter ATP-binding protein, producing the protein MAIARAVVIELTFVVADEPMSMLDVSLRPGVMNLMKRLAERLQISYLYITHDLAVARHMCSRIAVMYLGKIVEKRGSRDVLQEPKQPYTQALLSVIPVPDPTAKRAQVQVSGVPPGRWIRRLGAGCIGPCLIADEFCPDSPHPGLEGKGNGQRADFF; encoded by the coding sequence GTGGCGATCGCGCGGGCGGTGGTCATCGAACTTACCTTCGTGGTGGCGGACGAGCCGATGTCGATGCTGGACGTCTCGCTTCGCCCGGGCGTGATGAACCTGATGAAGAGACTGGCCGAGCGGCTGCAGATCAGCTACTTGTACATCACGCACGACCTGGCGGTGGCGCGCCATATGTGCTCGCGGATCGCGGTGATGTACTTGGGCAAGATCGTGGAAAAGCGGGGCAGCCGGGACGTGCTTCAGGAGCCCAAGCAACCGTACACGCAGGCGCTTCTGTCGGTCATACCGGTCCCCGATCCGACGGCGAAACGGGCACAGGTCCAAGTTTCAGGGGTGCCGCCAGGCCGGTGGATCCGCCGCCTCGGTGCGGGCTGTATAGGCCCGTGTCTGATTGCCGATGAATTCTGTCCGGACAGTCCGCATCCGGGGTTGGAGGGGAAGGGGAATGGGCAGCGAGCGGATTTCTTCTGA